The region gaccaatcatctatgccacatctcctgagcttttctatgaggatgttatgggagacagtatcaaaagctttactgaagtaaAGATAtgtgacatccactgctcttccctcatctacccacttggtcataacttcattagaaggctatcagattagttaggtACTTCTTTAGAGTTGAAATACAAGGATAAACAGCATTTTACTTTACACCAATTATAGTAATCCTTTAAGTTACTGAAGCAAGACAGAGGTGTAATTCCAAAGCCTGTGTACCAAGGCTGCAGTGAGTCTCAACACTGTACTGCCAAGATGCAGCTCACAACATGAAACCATTGACTACAGAGTTACAGACCACCACTGTTCGCATCAGGTTGATATCATTGCCAAGACAAGGCAAGTGTAAAGAAACAGGGTGAGATCCAGCAGAGGCCACCCACAAAAATACAAAGGAACTGAAGCCATTTACCTTAGCTCAAACTGTACTTAGGCCAGACAGCTGGACAGGAATTTAATCCTTACTCTGTGCATCTCAATAGGAAAATCAAGTCTTTGCAGGCCAGAACTAAGTTTTAGCTCATCACTCCAAGAATCTTAAACATCAGACCCTTATTAGAATGGTCCACTAGTTACTAAAAACACTGTAGAATTACACTAGTTCCCTCCTTCAGGAAGCAGAGCAAGGGAAAGGAAGGCTGAAACAATTCAGCAGGTAAGTTCTTCTAACTAGCAAGACATAACAGCCTTACATTCTTCCATGACATAGATTAAGATTCTTGCTATGGATAAAAACTTCAAGCCACTTCATCAGCAAAATACTTAGCAGAGAGCAAATCACAGAACTATTAAAGGAAGTTACACACTGTTATCAGGTATGAGAGGAAGGGTTaatgtctggttttgttttcactgcATCCCATTCTTACTTTCCTTCATCtcgcagcagccacagcagcctaCAGACCAAAATCAGCATATGAGCTTACTCCAAAAGCAAGCCCATCAGGTAAGGTTTACCAACCACTTCTACAAAACACAACAGTGTTTACCTAAAACTCTACTTAGAAAGACATCTGTTAAAACAAGGATATAGAATTTAACAAGTAGTGATGTTCCAAGATGCGTCACAACAGTCTTAAAACGTTTTTAAGGGTACTGGAATAGGAATAATCTGAACAGTAACATCTACTGCAAGAAAGCCTTTCCACAGGAGCAGGAAATACACTTCTGTTCTTCACTACACTGCTTCCTAATTCACTTCGAAGGATTTTTACACTCCACTCTAATAGTTTTCTCAGAATGGTATTTCAGCTAATGAGCATCTTGTTAGAAAGTAGATCAAGATTTGGATTTTCAGAACATCATGCTTGAGTGACAAACTACAACTGAATTTTAGGAGTTTCCACAATCTACCCAAATTGTGTAACATGCAGCTAAACTTAATTTAGAACTAATCTTATGAACAGCCTTTCTTCCCACACGACACACCTAAAGATGTATTTAGGCATTATCTGACACAGATTATAACTCCTGCCACCTTCAGATTTGAGTAGTCACACCTTCCTGAAACAACCTCTttgcctccccctgcccccagctaCTTTCAGTTTCAAGACGCTGATGTGCCACAACTTTAGTAGTACGCAGCAGCCTTTAAACACAGCTACTATGTACACACAAATATGGTTAATTTACTCACCAAAAAGAATAAGGCTTAAGTCAGACAGGACTCCAGATTCAAACTCAGAGCTAATCCATTTTCCACCTGACAATGACTAAGCAATTGTAAGACTTCACTTACAATCACACCAAAATCAGCCTGTGTTTCTTTATTCCTACATGGAACCAAGCAATACCACTTTGTATTTTCCAGGCTAAGAAACGCACAAACTGGTAGAGAGCTCCTCTAGTAACCTGGCGGCCTACAGAAGTTAAAAAGGTCATTTCCCCCACAGGTGGCAAGCTTTAGCAGAAGCTGCATACGGCTTCAACTAAGAGCGAAAATTAAGGCAGAACAACAAAACCCGGTTTGAGATCCAGAACAAAAAACATAGTCTAGACttttcaggctgtgcccaggACCAGAAAGCCAATTTGCCTGGACTCTGCTTCTCACAACAGATTATCTTGCTCATGGCACACACTGCACCCGAGGGGGTAGCATAAGGGAAAGGATCATGCTCCCCCTGCTCATGAGAGTATCTCTTCACATTTTTTTCAACTTACTGTAGCATCAGAAACTCACACAGTTACCCATAAACACTAAGGTATAGGTAATGGCATATATTAGGACAAGCAAGTTCTCCCAAAGCCTGCTTTGGCAAAGAAGCCTCATGTGCTGTAAACAAGCTACACTCGTTCAGTTTGCTATGTCACACTCAACATATCAAGTCTGTTCTGGAAGGTTCAGAGAAGCATATAACCACAGCTTTGCATTCAGGACTAATAGTTATATCCTACTTAAACACATTCACAAGGCAGTTTGTGAAGCGTCAGTTCTGCTAGTGACGAACTGGTGTTTCCTGCACTTTCTGATGTGTAATTGCTTAACTTGGGCGATCCACCACGTCTGCGGTTCGCTTCAGCACTTCGCACTGGCGTCTGTAAACAGCCGGTGCAAAAGGTGCAGATGACAGAAGgactgcctgccagcactgccttgaGTGCCTGAAACACTCGGGCCACTTGCTGCACCCCAAACTCTGGTAGGAACCCACCAGCACTGACCTCAAGTAAGCAGACTACGTAGGCTGGGGTTAAACGAAGTTCAACAACGCGTCAGGCGTTGCTGCCGTGGCGAAGACGCAAGGCAGGTGCCAGGGGTAAGCGCCGTCTGTCTGTCCGTGCGGATGGAGCGGGGCCGCCAGACAGAAGGCGGCCGACGCAGGGCGCCCGAGCGACAGCTGAGTGAGCTCGGCCGGACCCCGCCATGGACCCCCCGCGGGCTCGGCGGCCTGGCAGCAACAACGCAGCAGGAGCAGGCCCTGGTCGAGCCACAGCCCCACCTGCTGCGCGGTCAGGCCGCGGCCGAGCGCCCTGCCCCACGCCCGCTCCCGTCATGGAGGAATGGGAGGGCACTGCCGGGGTTGGCCCGCGGCTCGTATCGGGTGACTCCCGCCACCCCGCTGACCGTTCGGCACCGCGGAAAGCCGCCCTCCCACCGGGGGGCGCCCAGAGCGGGAGCGCTGCTTACACCATCAGCGTTACCGCCTCTCCTCCCCGGCCGCGTAGAGGCGCAGGCAGCCCACCCCTCGCTACCACTCTGCGATTCAGCCAAGCCCTACCAAAATCCAGGGCGGGCCCGGCGCGGCGGTGGCGCGCACAAAGCCAATAGCGGAGAAGCGAGCTAGCAGCCAGACAGCCGCCACGGGGTCACAGTTTACGGAGGCGGAGCCTGACAGCGCTTATAGAGGCCGGGCCGAGCCGCGCCCAGGAGGCCGCGAGCGCGCCTCTCCGTGTGACTGGGCTACGCGCAGCTGGGACGCGTTCAACGGCGGCGCGGCCGGCggcaggagctggggacagCCAGCTTCACGGCTTTCGTTCTCCAAAGCTTTACCCCTCGCGACTTTGCCTTCTCTTTCCTCGTTGTTTGGCACTTCTGAGAAAGCGGCGCAGATCGCCGGGAGCTCCAGCTGCCGTTCAGTGCGCTGCGGAAACAGCGGCCACAGCGGGAAGCGATGCTGCCTGTTTcctggggctgcctgcagcccacccGGGCTCCCAGAGGCGTCGGCGCTGCCTGAGCAAGCCGGCGGAGACGCGGGgcgggtaagagggtgctgaaTGCTTGCGCGACCCGAAACCACCCGTGGCCATGTGTTCTGGTAGCGTCTGGCTTGGGCAGCTCCCCGGTCCCGGGTAATCGCGGCGGAGCAGCAGCAGCGCAGAGCTGTGGGGACGCAGCCCCGCGCAGCCGCTGGGATCATGGTGAAGGAGGAGTGCAAAGCGCTGCTGGACGCGCTCAACAAGGTGACCGCCTGCTACCGGCATATGGTGCTGACCATCGGCGGCACCTCAGACTCCCAGAACCTGCGGGAGGAGCTCAAGAAAACCCGACAGAAGGCCCAGGAGCTGGCGGTGGCCAACAGGAACAAGCTCACCACCGTCCTGAAGGACAAAACCGTGAGTAAGCAAGATAAAGCCGAATTCGAGAGGCTATGGGTGATTTTCTCCACGTGCTTAGAGATCCTGGAGATCGATATGAGGAGAGCTCTGGAGCTAGGTCACGAGTTCCCGCTAAACGTCCCCAAAAAGCACCTGATTCAGACAGGTATGAGCGGAGGAACCTCTGGCGTGGCGGCCAGGGCGATGAGCGTCCAGAACATGAAATACGAGGCCGAGCACAATATAGATGTGGTGGATTTGAAAGACCTCGAGAATGAAATCAACCAGGTAGGAGAGATGATGTACGAGATGGAAATGAAGGTCAGTGTCCCCCAGTGGACAGTAGAGGCTAAGCAAGACCCAGGGGCTGAACTAAAATCCACCATCAGTGTGGGCGCTTCTTCTATTGGCATGATCTCTgtggaggaaaacaaatcttTCTGCGATATCAGCAAGGTTCTAGCTGGGATTATTTTCTCCGCTGTGCTCATTATCGCTATTGTCCTGGCAGTCTGCGTGGTTAAACTCTCTTAGGGTTGTGTAGGCTCTGACAAGAGCAAAGCCTCTCCCGTCTCTTCGGAGCATTTCTTGCCTCACCTTTAATGTCAAAACGGGTTACTTGGATGAGCTGAGAATTAAACCTAACacttgaaacaaacaaaacctttgcCTCTCAGTATCCTAAAATGCATGATTTCTTTTCAGGAAGAGATGTAAATCAGACTGCAGAACAGGATGTCTTCATATGCTGGACTCGTACGGGTTAACAGTGAACAATCAGGGTATTATCACTACTGGCTATCACAGGGATTTGACTGCTATTAATAAGTCACTATTCTCAGAAGCCTGTGGGTTTTGTTCTTGAATAGGCTCTGATGTTTGCTGCTGGTCACTGTTTACAGTATTTGAGGTAACAAATTTGGAAGTTAACACGGGTGTTCAACAAAGTGAGTAGAATGGGGGGGGAAAGTGTTCatcaaatacacaaaatatttcagtggagGAAACAGGGAAGGATGAAAGCCTTTTATTAAACAATGTTAACAGCCCCTATTTTAGCTAAGTTAGTAGTTGGGGAGGGGGGCGATGTGGAGGAGGGTGGGGAAAACAGAACAAGCAATGTTTGGAACCAAATAATATTTGTTGATTTAGACTGGCATGTACAGAACCCAGCTGCACGGGCTGGCATGAAAAAAGGGGAAGCTGCATATTGAGAAAAATACTAGCAAGCCTGGAGATTCTCAGCCACATTCACCATGATTTTGTCTTTCCCTTTGGAAAGGCTGATTCTCACCActggttctttcttttttttcttgctgtggaAGCGCAAGTAGTTTGCACTTCACATTTAACTTTGAATAGAGGAGCAATGAATATTCCCACAGCAGAAGCAGTAATTTTTGAAAATAGATCCTggcaaacaaaaattaattaaagCAAACCTTTCTAATAACTCAGAGATCCCCTCTCATGTTGACAGGCAAGGACTGATGCCTGTATATGTACATATACAGGCATCCTGACTCCTTTGCAAAAAAGCCAGGCAAAGCTAGAAATGTATACTGCAATTTTGGAAGGTAAATGAAAGAGCAGCATGAAACATTCCAGTGCTTCCCTACAAAACTGTCAGGGTTTAAATGTACAACTCGGGGGGACAGACACTAACTTTGCAGAGAATCTCTGTAACATTTTGTAAAAGGACTTGTGTGTTACGGTATTTGTTATGTTACCTAGGGAGGAAATGTCTTCTGTGACTGTGAACACAGGCTGTCCCTTCAAGAATGTTTGCTACATAATTTATAGTGCCATAGGTATATGGAGcactccacaggcaaatagacaCTAATTGCAGTTTTTACAAGTTACTGTTCTTCTGCATTAATTATTATGGACATGTCATCAAAAGTATCAATTGGAGATGTTTTGTGAAGCTACTAGATTAATAGTCTTCATGCCTGTTAAATAAAAGTATGTTGACAACACTCAAAgtgctaatattttttttaaataagaactAAGCATACTTTGAAAAACTGCAGCAAACATTTTTAAGTTTTAAATAACTTAGTTTGGGGAGAAAAAGCATGTGACTAATTTGAATCTGGTCATTTGTAGGTGAGGAGAAACAGGAAGTGGAGGCCCGAATTAAAGGCCAAGGTCTGCACACTGAACTAGTCTCACTCCATTCTTGTGGCAATTCAGTCTGAGATGACTCTGTGTTCCTTTCTATTGTTTTAAACTCCATAGATTCCATAGGTTCACAGAGATTCCCCAATAGCATTCTAACAAACTCAAGCCCGTATTTATTCGTGCTGCTGATCCAGTCTGTCTAGACAAGGTGTACTTGCTCTGTGTTGATTTAAATCAGATCTTCTTCACAATCATACTGAGTAAACATATTCATGGCAAACAGCAAAAGCTGCAGGAATGTACACGTGTGGTTTGCCACCACTAGTCACTGAAGGTTTGTGAGTATTTTTACTCTTTCTCCTGTCTTACTCAGTTCACAGGAAGGTAGATAGGAAGTTGGATTCTGTTCTGTGCTTCTTGAAAACTCCATATTCCTTTTGAAATCATATTGTTTAAAcatgttctgaaaaaaaagtaatacaaGTCTGGTTTCTGGAGGATAACTAAAAGGTAAAATACCTTGCATCCTGCACATGGGGTTTCCAGGACTCAGAATTCATGTAAGATGCCTGTCATTATGTAAATCTTGATTCAATGTGAATATGTACACAACTAGTATTTGAAGGATTTGACCTTGGAACCAAATCTTAAGCCAAAGCTGACTGCAGATTTGTTGATCGCTAGTTCGTTCCTAGAAATCAGTATCACCTTACATTTAGGCTATCTGGAATGGAAAGATTCTATAGAATTCAGGAGGATTGGCAGCACCTCAGTGGATAATGCGCATGCCACTGGTACCAGTGTGTGCCTGATGTGATATTAGAGCAGGCATGCCAGCACAccacagcaaaagagcaaaccTCCACTGCTGGAGGTACTGAGGTGTCCTTTAAGAAATAAAGATTTGcagtcttcatttttttcccccactgggATGCAACTGGAAGGAGACTGGAAATGCTGTTTTTAAGTACTAAATGGGAAGCCAAACTTCAAAGTACTCCATATTCCAGTAGCATGGTGGTAGTGCAATCACTCTCATGCTCATCAGTGAATGAAAGTGTTACTGTGTTTCCAGTACAAAAGAAGATTGTCATGGCTTAATGTCAGTGTTACTCTATTTCAGTTCTTTTGTGTTTATTCACAGGGTACACAATTAAATTTGCTGTATACTAACATCTTATTCCTGACTTGAATTATACTGGGTTTGCCTGTGCATAGGTGGCATTCTCAGCATTTTGAATAATTCAAGCTTCTTACTGTCGCTATTTAAGTTAAAATAAAGTACATTCTTGTATCTTACTGGTTGGCTTGCAGcacaattaaaaccaaacaaaaactggCATGTTAATACGGCTTGTCAGTAATCCTAAACAAAAAGTTTCTATTTAAACCACAGGGGTAAAAGTAACATGCTAAACCTTCTCGTTACAGTTTTTGTGACATAAACACACCCTTCTGAAGCTCCCAAAGTTGAATATAGTGATATATCTTAATTTATACTGTAAGGGAATCAGCAGTCTGAACAGTCAAGAAATCTCTATCTTAGGAAACAGCTACGATAACATCTAGGGCAGCAGGGATGATGTTGCCTTCAGCACTGCATGTTCTGTGTGGTTTGGACAGAACCATTGGCTTCAGCAGCTGAAAACTACAGAACACACTAGACTAGAGCAACATGTTAGATCTTCATGGTGTTAGGATCCAAACTTTGCTTCCCTTCAGCCACCAAAGCTTGGATTTACTTAGCAAAAGATATACAGAACCTAAGGAGTGTGAAATATGTGGTCCTTTGGTATTGATGTCAACAATGATTGGCAGTTGTACTGAGCTACCAGAACTCGGTTTGTTAAATGCAGCAACCCAAAAGACTCCCAGTCTAGCACTATAAAAACCCTCTAGACTGCTTCATTTACTAACTAAATGACCACGGAGCCATAATTAAAGTGATTCTCCTTATGCTGCAAACAATGTGACATCAAACTTCAGAATTATAAATACGAAATAAAATGAGTTTCCAAATTTGCAATGCAgatatgaaaacatttttgccATGAATGCTGTTATTTCAAAGCAGACTAAATGACTGATGTCATTAGCGGTTGGACTGAAAACTGAACACACGCTTATGGCTTGTAGCCCACATGGACTTCTTTTCCTTAGAAGGTCTGTGTTATGTACATGTTCCAGAAATGCCTTATATTTAAGTGCTAATGGAATTGCTAGTCAACATATTTACCCTTCACAGATTTTCATTATGTAAAAAGTCATTCAGTAAGACCAATGGATTACAGATCTCTTAAGTGCTGTCTCTCAATACGATTATGTAAGTCTTTTAATGCAGGAAGAGATCTGGACAAAATAGTAGTCTACACATGAGCAGATTTGCTGTGGTAAGCATACAATAAAACTGGGATTAGAAAATAGCATTTTTCATATAAAATTATTTGCATGTGCTTGAGGGAAGgatgggaaaaggaaggaggtgAATATATGTAGTAAATTTGTCTTCATCTTAGGTTAGTAAAGTACGTT is a window of Indicator indicator isolate 239-I01 chromosome 19, UM_Iind_1.1, whole genome shotgun sequence DNA encoding:
- the RGS9BP gene encoding regulator of G-protein signaling 9-binding protein yields the protein MVKEECKALLDALNKVTACYRHMVLTIGGTSDSQNLREELKKTRQKAQELAVANRNKLTTVLKDKTVSKQDKAEFERLWVIFSTCLEILEIDMRRALELGHEFPLNVPKKHLIQTGMSGGTSGVAARAMSVQNMKYEAEHNIDVVDLKDLENEINQVGEMMYEMEMKVSVPQWTVEAKQDPGAELKSTISVGASSIGMISVEENKSFCDISKVLAGIIFSAVLIIAIVLAVCVVKLS